One window from the genome of Salvia miltiorrhiza cultivar Shanhuang (shh) chromosome 7, IMPLAD_Smil_shh, whole genome shotgun sequence encodes:
- the LOC130992596 gene encoding uncharacterized protein LOC130992596 isoform X2, whose protein sequence is MDEFGVLVESIGFRAQGKSAPMAKLKPKPKSQFTANSHTPDATSSVGDPYSLPVDQLDGIFRSNVSTGRTPQSQNLLVDDDIFGGSVSSSQQFGGVDLETVLSGSKARNNYSSSSKSPIGLSAYDDFSGYKPKPVGNVDDLLGNLGLNSNVKLEKKGSGLDDLMSTFGGESATNTSIIFNRVFSETKSFPASNVRPSNSSSTLIDDPFLVFESSASWPFDGPSNQDRGKGSVQSPIDDDFDDFISGGTKSKVDAISTTASYKPMSGASLKGFGNANYVDDIFGGGDPVQQNNASRPSSMAQNSLFDDSFHQEKKLEVKRAPSQPNVNTKKTFTNTGNDYTSLFGDITTSSGEFYEIDGEPEERRRARLNRHMRTNERMAEALAEKNQRDLEIQFEQEEKRRIAEVLEYDIKRWSAGKEGNIRALLSSLEQILWHECGWRPVSLTDMITSNSVKKVYKKATLYIHPDKVQQKGATLQQKYIAEKVFDILKEAWNKFCAEELR, encoded by the exons ATGGACGAATTCGGGGTTTTGGTTGAGAGCATCGGCTTCAGAGCGCAGGGCAAATCAGCGCCCATGGCTAAATTGAAGCCAAAACCTAAATCACAATTCACAGCTAATAGCCATACCCCCGATGCAACGTCGTCGGTTGGCGATCCTTATTCGCTACCTGTTGATCAGCTCGACGGGATATTCAGGTCCAATGTTAGCACCGGGAGAACTCCGCAATCCCAAAATCTACTTGTTGATGACGATATTTTCGGTGGTAGTGTTTCGAGTTCGCAACaatttgggggagttgatttggAAACTGTGCTTTCTGGCTCGAAAGCTCGGAATAATTACAGCAGTAGTTCAAAGAGTCCTATAGGTTTATctgcttatgatgatttctcgGGGTATAAGCCGAAGCCTGTAGGTAATGTTGATGATCTGTTAGGGAATTTAGGGCTGAATTCGAACGTGAAGCTGGAGAAAAAGGGGTCTGGATTGGATGATTTGATGTCGACATTCGGAGGAGAGAGCGCTACAAACACTAG TATTATCTTTAACAGAGTATTCTCGGAGACAAAATCCTTTCCAGCTTCAAATGTCCGTCCATCTAATTCGAGCTCAACTTTGATTGATGACCCTTTCTTAGTCTTTGAATCATCTGCCTCCTGGCCATTTGATGGGCCGTCTAACCAAGACAGAGGAAAAGGTTCAGTTCAATCACCGATTGATGATGACTTTGATGATTTCATTAGCGGTGGGACTAAATCAAAAGTTGATGCAATAAGTACAACAGCTAGCTACAAACCAATGTCAGGTGCAAGTTTGAAGGGGTTTGGGAATGCCAATTATGTGGACGATATTTTTGGTGGCGGTGACCCTGTGCAGCAAAATAATGCCTCAAGACCAAGCTCTATGGCTCAG AATTCCCTCTTTGATGACTCTTTCCATCAAGAGAAGAAGCTTGAAGTGAAGCGAGCTCCGTCACAGCCCAATGTCAACACAAAAAAGACCTTTACAAATACTGGCAACGATTATACTTCACTTTTTGGAG ATATTACGACTTCATCTGGGGAGTTTTACGAAATTGATGGAGAACCTGAAGAAAGACGAAGAGCTAGGCTAAATCGTCATATGAGGACAAATGAACGCATG GCAGAAGCACTTGCTGAAAAGAATCAGCGTGATCTTGAGATTCAGTTTGAACAGGAAGAGAAACGT AGGATTGCAGAGGTATTGGAGTATGACATAAAGCGTTGGTCTGCTGGAAAAGAAGGCAATATACGTGCATTGTTGTCATCACTAGAGCAG ATTTTGTGGCACGAGTGTGGCTGGCGTCCAGTCTCTTTGACAGATATGATTACTTCCAATTCAGTGAAAAAGGTCTACAAGAAGGCGACTCTATACATCCATCCAGACAAAGTTCAACAAAAAGGAGCGACTCTCCAACAAAAATATATTGCTGAGAAGGTTTTCGATATTCTAAAG GAAGCTTGGAACAAATTTTGTGCAGAGGAACTGCGATAA
- the LOC130992596 gene encoding uncharacterized protein LOC130992596 isoform X1 codes for MDEFGVLVESIGFRAQGKSAPMAKLKPKPKSQFTANSHTPDATSSVGDPYSLPVDQLDGIFRSNVSTGRTPQSQNLLVDDDIFGGSVSSSQQFGGVDLETVLSGSKARNNYSSSSKSPIGLSAYDDFSGYKPKPVGNVDDLLGNLGLNSNVKLEKKGSGLDDLMSTFGGESATNTRVFSETKSFPASNVRPSNSSSTLIDDPFLVFESSASWPFDGPSNQDRGKGSVQSPIDDDFDDFISGGTKSKVDAISTTASYKPMSGASLKGFGNANYVDDIFGGGDPVQQNNASRPSSMAQNSLFDDSFHQEKKLEVKRAPSQPNVNTKKTFTNTGNDYTSLFGDITTSSGEFYEIDGEPEERRRARLNRHMRTNERMAEALAEKNQRDLEIQFEQEEKRRIAEVLEYDIKRWSAGKEGNIRALLSSLEQILWHECGWRPVSLTDMITSNSVKKVYKKATLYIHPDKVQQKGATLQQKYIAEKVFDILKVFLTCMMFVQCLFFLKNT; via the exons ATGGACGAATTCGGGGTTTTGGTTGAGAGCATCGGCTTCAGAGCGCAGGGCAAATCAGCGCCCATGGCTAAATTGAAGCCAAAACCTAAATCACAATTCACAGCTAATAGCCATACCCCCGATGCAACGTCGTCGGTTGGCGATCCTTATTCGCTACCTGTTGATCAGCTCGACGGGATATTCAGGTCCAATGTTAGCACCGGGAGAACTCCGCAATCCCAAAATCTACTTGTTGATGACGATATTTTCGGTGGTAGTGTTTCGAGTTCGCAACaatttgggggagttgatttggAAACTGTGCTTTCTGGCTCGAAAGCTCGGAATAATTACAGCAGTAGTTCAAAGAGTCCTATAGGTTTATctgcttatgatgatttctcgGGGTATAAGCCGAAGCCTGTAGGTAATGTTGATGATCTGTTAGGGAATTTAGGGCTGAATTCGAACGTGAAGCTGGAGAAAAAGGGGTCTGGATTGGATGATTTGATGTCGACATTCGGAGGAGAGAGCGCTACAAACACTAG AGTATTCTCGGAGACAAAATCCTTTCCAGCTTCAAATGTCCGTCCATCTAATTCGAGCTCAACTTTGATTGATGACCCTTTCTTAGTCTTTGAATCATCTGCCTCCTGGCCATTTGATGGGCCGTCTAACCAAGACAGAGGAAAAGGTTCAGTTCAATCACCGATTGATGATGACTTTGATGATTTCATTAGCGGTGGGACTAAATCAAAAGTTGATGCAATAAGTACAACAGCTAGCTACAAACCAATGTCAGGTGCAAGTTTGAAGGGGTTTGGGAATGCCAATTATGTGGACGATATTTTTGGTGGCGGTGACCCTGTGCAGCAAAATAATGCCTCAAGACCAAGCTCTATGGCTCAG AATTCCCTCTTTGATGACTCTTTCCATCAAGAGAAGAAGCTTGAAGTGAAGCGAGCTCCGTCACAGCCCAATGTCAACACAAAAAAGACCTTTACAAATACTGGCAACGATTATACTTCACTTTTTGGAG ATATTACGACTTCATCTGGGGAGTTTTACGAAATTGATGGAGAACCTGAAGAAAGACGAAGAGCTAGGCTAAATCGTCATATGAGGACAAATGAACGCATG GCAGAAGCACTTGCTGAAAAGAATCAGCGTGATCTTGAGATTCAGTTTGAACAGGAAGAGAAACGT AGGATTGCAGAGGTATTGGAGTATGACATAAAGCGTTGGTCTGCTGGAAAAGAAGGCAATATACGTGCATTGTTGTCATCACTAGAGCAG ATTTTGTGGCACGAGTGTGGCTGGCGTCCAGTCTCTTTGACAGATATGATTACTTCCAATTCAGTGAAAAAGGTCTACAAGAAGGCGACTCTATACATCCATCCAGACAAAGTTCAACAAAAAGGAGCGACTCTCCAACAAAAATATATTGCTGAGAAGGTTTTCGATATTCTAAAGGTATTCCTCACGTGCATGATGTTCGTGCAGTGCTTATTTTTTCTGAAAAACACATAA
- the LOC130992596 gene encoding uncharacterized protein LOC130992596 isoform X3, which yields MDEFGVLVESIGFRAQGKSAPMAKLKPKPKSQFTANSHTPDATSSVGDPYSLPVDQLDGIFRSNVSTGRTPQSQNLLVDDDIFGGSVSSSQQFGGVDLETVLSGSKARNNYSSSSKSPIGLSAYDDFSGYKPKPVGNVDDLLGNLGLNSNVKLEKKGSGLDDLMSTFGGESATNTRVFSETKSFPASNVRPSNSSSTLIDDPFLVFESSASWPFDGPSNQDRGKGSVQSPIDDDFDDFISGGTKSKVDAISTTASYKPMSGASLKGFGNANYVDDIFGGGDPVQQNNASRPSSMAQNSLFDDSFHQEKKLEVKRAPSQPNVNTKKTFTNTGNDYTSLFGDITTSSGEFYEIDGEPEERRRARLNRHMRTNERMAEALAEKNQRDLEIQFEQEEKRRIAEVLEYDIKRWSAGKEGNIRALLSSLEQILWHECGWRPVSLTDMITSNSVKKVYKKATLYIHPDKVQQKGATLQQKYIAEKVFDILKEAWNKFCAEELR from the exons ATGGACGAATTCGGGGTTTTGGTTGAGAGCATCGGCTTCAGAGCGCAGGGCAAATCAGCGCCCATGGCTAAATTGAAGCCAAAACCTAAATCACAATTCACAGCTAATAGCCATACCCCCGATGCAACGTCGTCGGTTGGCGATCCTTATTCGCTACCTGTTGATCAGCTCGACGGGATATTCAGGTCCAATGTTAGCACCGGGAGAACTCCGCAATCCCAAAATCTACTTGTTGATGACGATATTTTCGGTGGTAGTGTTTCGAGTTCGCAACaatttgggggagttgatttggAAACTGTGCTTTCTGGCTCGAAAGCTCGGAATAATTACAGCAGTAGTTCAAAGAGTCCTATAGGTTTATctgcttatgatgatttctcgGGGTATAAGCCGAAGCCTGTAGGTAATGTTGATGATCTGTTAGGGAATTTAGGGCTGAATTCGAACGTGAAGCTGGAGAAAAAGGGGTCTGGATTGGATGATTTGATGTCGACATTCGGAGGAGAGAGCGCTACAAACACTAG AGTATTCTCGGAGACAAAATCCTTTCCAGCTTCAAATGTCCGTCCATCTAATTCGAGCTCAACTTTGATTGATGACCCTTTCTTAGTCTTTGAATCATCTGCCTCCTGGCCATTTGATGGGCCGTCTAACCAAGACAGAGGAAAAGGTTCAGTTCAATCACCGATTGATGATGACTTTGATGATTTCATTAGCGGTGGGACTAAATCAAAAGTTGATGCAATAAGTACAACAGCTAGCTACAAACCAATGTCAGGTGCAAGTTTGAAGGGGTTTGGGAATGCCAATTATGTGGACGATATTTTTGGTGGCGGTGACCCTGTGCAGCAAAATAATGCCTCAAGACCAAGCTCTATGGCTCAG AATTCCCTCTTTGATGACTCTTTCCATCAAGAGAAGAAGCTTGAAGTGAAGCGAGCTCCGTCACAGCCCAATGTCAACACAAAAAAGACCTTTACAAATACTGGCAACGATTATACTTCACTTTTTGGAG ATATTACGACTTCATCTGGGGAGTTTTACGAAATTGATGGAGAACCTGAAGAAAGACGAAGAGCTAGGCTAAATCGTCATATGAGGACAAATGAACGCATG GCAGAAGCACTTGCTGAAAAGAATCAGCGTGATCTTGAGATTCAGTTTGAACAGGAAGAGAAACGT AGGATTGCAGAGGTATTGGAGTATGACATAAAGCGTTGGTCTGCTGGAAAAGAAGGCAATATACGTGCATTGTTGTCATCACTAGAGCAG ATTTTGTGGCACGAGTGTGGCTGGCGTCCAGTCTCTTTGACAGATATGATTACTTCCAATTCAGTGAAAAAGGTCTACAAGAAGGCGACTCTATACATCCATCCAGACAAAGTTCAACAAAAAGGAGCGACTCTCCAACAAAAATATATTGCTGAGAAGGTTTTCGATATTCTAAAG GAAGCTTGGAACAAATTTTGTGCAGAGGAACTGCGATAA